In Verrucomicrobiota bacterium, the following proteins share a genomic window:
- a CDS encoding TadE family protein, whose product MKLRINKNERGQATVEFALFGTMLIVLTLVAYDLASNISKSQSIASSAREAARVFVAKDGLQAAFGPNELPNSAAFLASKRIATQMIAPRDIEIDPDGTATFNEPDASDNTSWGLILSIITLEDHDENAKTPEVFVVNSAQAYPAYVDSSDTTRNVPICKNKDFRTRIIPSDDYTDFKGDPVYPFVVDNSDELGLDPIIMQKGQVMVAVEMFYAPEFLTGLDSLINLANFNQMYEIAFY is encoded by the coding sequence ATGAAATTAAGAATAAACAAGAACGAGAGAGGCCAAGCGACTGTCGAGTTTGCCCTCTTTGGAACGATGCTCATTGTGCTTACCTTAGTGGCTTACGACTTGGCTAGCAATATCAGTAAAAGCCAATCTATTGCCTCTTCTGCTAGAGAAGCAGCTAGAGTCTTTGTCGCCAAAGACGGCCTCCAAGCCGCATTTGGCCCAAATGAATTGCCCAATAGCGCTGCATTCTTAGCGAGCAAGAGAATTGCTACACAAATGATAGCACCACGCGATATCGAGATAGATCCAGATGGAACTGCTACATTTAATGAGCCGGATGCATCTGACAACACAAGCTGGGGACTCATTCTCAGTATCATTACTTTGGAAGACCATGATGAGAATGCTAAAACCCCTGAGGTTTTTGTTGTAAATTCTGCACAGGCTTACCCTGCATACGTAGACTCCTCTGACACCACTAGAAATGTCCCTATCTGCAAAAATAAAGATTTTAGAACACGTATCATTCCTTCAGATGATTATACCGATTTTAAAGGCGACCCTGTGTATCCGTTTGTCGTTGATAACTCTGATGAACTAGGGCTCGACCCAATCATCATGCAGAAAGGACAGGTTATGGTGGCTGTAGAGATGTTTTATGCTCCTGAATTTTTGACAGGTCTAGATAGCTTAATAAACCTGGCCAACTTTAACCAAATGTATGAAATAGCTTTTTATTAA